From Triticum urartu cultivar G1812 chromosome 2, Tu2.1, whole genome shotgun sequence, a single genomic window includes:
- the LOC125540640 gene encoding indole-2-monooxygenase-like, which translates to MAGLVMLEMLPRAWFLSLLPLFLLFLHYYCFTVNTKTGKRQQRESRLPPSPPALPIIGHLHPVGTLPHISLRALAARHSRDGLMLLRLGAVQTLIVSSPRAAEAVLRTHDHVFASRPRSMVPDIILYGSSDVAFAPYGEHWRQAKKLLTNHVLSVKKVHSSRSAATEEVTLVMTKIKEVAAIGGVVDMSELIKSFTYDMACRIVLGKSFRTEGRSKLLRDLTDDTSRILGGFNLEEYFPTLARAGVLKRVVCAKAEKVKCRWAYLLDKLIDERGSMDKSMFDKKDGDFIDILLSAQYEYGLTRERVKALLTDVFFGSADTVANTLDFTLAELMRRPRLLEKLQDEVRSIVPRGQETITETDMNKMTYLRAVFNESLRMYPVAPLLAPHLAMADCNIDGYMIPAGTHVLVNVWAIGRDSSSWEDAEEFIPERFIYEDSDVDVNFKGNNFQFLPFGSGRRMCPGINLGIANFELMLANLVFF; encoded by the exons ATGGCAGGTCTCGTCATGCTAGAGATGCTTCCGCGGGCATGGTTTCTGTCCCTATTACCTCTCTTCCTCTTGTTTCTGCATTATTATTGCTTCACTGTGAATACGAAGACAGGAAAAAGGCAGCAGCGAGAAAGCCGCCTCCCGCCTTCTCCACCGGCACTGCCCATCATCGGGCACCTGCACCCTGTCGGCACTCTCCCACACATCTCGCTCCGCGCCCTTGCTGCAAGGCACAGCCGCGACGGCCTCATGCTCCTCCGTCTCGGCGCCGTGCAGACACTCATCGTTTCGTCGCCGCGTGCCGCGGAGGCGGTGCTGCGCACGCACGACCATGTCTTTGCGTCACGGCCCCGCTCCATGGTCCCCGACATCATCTTGTATGGCTCATCCGACGTCGCCTTTGCGCCATATGGCGAGCACTGGCGGCAGGCAAAGAAGCTTCTCACGAACCACGTGTTGAGTGTTAAAAAAGTGCATTCTTCCCGCAGCGCCGCCACAGAGGAG GTGACCTTGGTGATGACCAAGATTAAGGAGGTCGCCGCAATAGGTGGTGTAGTGGACATGAGTGAGCTTATTAAGTCATTCACATATGACATGGCATGTCGGATCGTGCTGGGAAAGTCCTTCCGGACAGAAGGACGGAGCAAGCTCCTTCGGGACCTCACTGACGATACCTCACGAATACTAGGAGGATTCAACTTGGAGGAGTACTTTCCAACATTGGCTAGGGCTGGAGTGCTTAAGAGGGTGGTTTGCGCAAAGGCCGAGAAAGTGAAGTGCAGATGGGCCTATTTGCTGGATAAGTTGATCGATGAACGTGGGAGCATGGACAAGTCAATGTTTGATAAAAAGGACGGTGATTTCATAGATATTCTGTTGTCTGCTCAGTATGAGTATGGTCTCACAAGAGAGCGAGTGAAAGCTCTCCTGACA GATGTATTTTTCGGTTCAGCAGACACTGTAGCTAATACTCTCGATTTCACCTTGGCCGAGTTGATGAGGAGGCCACGCCTATTGGAGAAGCTACAAGATGAGGTGAGGAGTATCGTACCCCGGGGACAAGAAACTATAACCGAAACCGACATGAACAAGATGACGTACTTAAGAGcagtcttcaacgagtcacttcGGATGTATCCTGTTGCGCCTCTCCTTGCTCCACACCTTGCTATGGCTGATTGCAACATCGATGGGTACATGATTCCTGCTGGGACACATGTGCTTGTCAATGTATGGGCCATTGGTAGGGATTCCAGCTCTTGGGAGGATGCAGAAGAGTTCATACCtgaaagatttatatatgaagaTAGCGATGTGGATGTAAATTTCAAGGGGAATAATTTCCAGTTCTTGCCATTTGGGTCAGGACGAAGGATGTGCCCTGGAATAAACCTCGGGATCGCCAATTTTGAGCTTATGTTGGCAAACCTCGtgtttttt